AAATAGCATTGTCGCCGCGCTCCGGCGCAGAGCCGTGGCAGCTCACACCCTGTACATCAACGCGAATCTCCATACGCCCGCGATGTCCGCGATAAATCTGGCAGTCGGTAGGCTCCGTGCTGACAACAAACTCCGGACGAATGTTGGACTGTTCAATAATATATTGCCAGCACAGGCCGTCGCAGTCCTCCTCCTGCACGGTGCCGGTCACCAGTAGAGTGTATTGATCCTCAAGGCCGAGATCCTTGATGATCTTGCCGGCATACACCATCGACGCCATCCCCCCTTCCTGATCCGACGCGCCGCGTCCACCAATGAGCTGATCATCCTCCATGCCCTGATAAGGATCAAAGGTCCAATTCTTCAGGTTGCCCACGCCCACCGTATCAATATGCGCATCCATACCAATCAGGTGCGGACCGTGACCGATATAACCCAGAATATTCCCCATGGGGTCGATCTCTACCTTGTCAAAGCCTACTTTGAGCATTTCCTGTTTGATGCGCTGCACCACACGCGCCTCATCGCAGCTTTCACTGGGGATCGCGATCATATCGCGCAAAAATGCGGTCATTTCACCCTTATATTCCCGGGCTTTTTCCAAAATTCTTTCAAAAGGCACTTGCTTGGCCATGTTCTTTACTCCTTAAATTTAGGAAACTATTGTTAAATTTCTCAACAGCGCGCTCGTCGCTATAGCACAGGGTATTTGCCCCCCCAGACCACATCGCGGTAATGCGCTATGTCGGTGTCGCCCTCGGTGTTAAGCACCAGCACCACCGAATCACTCGTCAGCTTCAACCGTTGGCGCAGCCGTTCATGCTGAGGGTGGAACTGCAACGCGGCCAATACCCCAAGCCCCACGGCCCCGGATTCACCTGAAATCACACGCGGGTCGGGATCCAGCGGGTTACCCAGCACCCGCATCCCCAATGCCGCCACCGCGTCACAGCAAGAGATAAACTGGCGGGTACAGTTACGCAGCAGCGGCCAACCTAGCGGGTTAGGCTCGCCGCAGGCCAGTCCGGCCATAATGGTCGCCATGCTGCCGCCGACGTTGACGATTTCGCCTTTAATTCCAGAGCGATACAGACAATCGGCACGATCCGGCTCCACCAGAATGGCATGCGGCTGACTCGCGCCGTAATAGTCGACCAGATAGCCCAACACGCCGGCGGCCATCGCTCCAACGCCGCACTGCAGCAACACATGAGTAGGTGCCGGCAACTGTGCGCGTTCAATTTGTTCCACCGCTTCATCAGCCAGGGTGGCGTACCCCTGCATAATCCAGGTCGGGATCTGGGTGTAACCATCCCAAGCGGTGTCCTGCACGACGATCCATCCTTTTGCGCGGGCGTTTTTCATCGTCAGACGCACCGTATCGTCGTAGTTCATTTCGGTGACGATGCATTCCGCACCCAAAGCGCGAATATGTTCCACCCGTTCACGCGCCGAGCCGTACGGCATATAGACGATCGCGTTCTGTCCAAGTTGCTGCGCCGCCCAGGCGACGCCGCGACCGTGGTTGCCGTCGGTCGTGGTCGCGAACGTCATCGGCTGCTTAATCGCTTTTTTAAGCGTCTCAAATGAACAGGACGACAAGTCCAGCTGATATTGTTCACACAGCAAACGTGCAATGGCGTAAGCGCCGCCGAGCATTTTGAAAGCGTTAAGACCAAACCGTTGAGATTCATCCTTAAGCAAAATCTTACCGACGCCCAGCAGATGGGCCAGCGCATCCAGTTCATACAGCGGCGTTGGCTGATAGCCGGCCAGCTGACGATGAAACGCGCGCGCTTTTTTCGCCTCTGCACACGAAAACAGCGCCGAGCCTTCACCGGTAAAAAAACGGTTATCGACGATATCGATATTTAATGCGTATTCAGACATAGCGACCTCACATGGAGGAAAGACGGCCGCTCAGCGACGACCATCTGGAGAAGAAGCGGGTCTTGCAGCGGCCCGCACCGGAATCTGAAAACTCACTTGACTCTTTTTTGCCCCTCTTCCAGCAGCTGCTGCAAAATGGCGCCCGGCTGGGCATACTTACGCGCCAGAATCATGGCGGCGATGATGTATGGCTTCCAGCTCGCTTCCTTGTATGTCGCGATGCGGTATTTCTCAAACACGCTTTCCGTCACTTCCCCTTCCGGACAGGAAACACCGGAAATGTCCGCCGGCAGGCAGTGCATATACAGCGCGTCGCCGCCTTTGGTCAGCGCCATCATCTCCTCGGTGCAGTGCCAGTCTTTATGCTTGGCGTTCTGCGCCAGGCAGTGCTGTTCCAAGGTATGCAGGCCATCGTGATCGTTCTGCCGCAGCAGCTCTGTACGCTGCTGCATCACCTGATAAGGCGCCCATGACTTCGGATAAACGATGTCCGCGCCCTTGAACGCTTCCGCCATCGAATCCACCTGACGGAAGCTGCCTCCGGACTCGGCGGCATTACGTCGCGCCACCTCGACCACCTGCGGAATCAGGTCGTACCCCTGCGGGTGCGCCAGCGTGACGTCCATGCCAAAACGCGTCATTAGGCCGATAATGCCCTGAGGCACGGAAAGCGGCTTGCCATAGCTGGGGGAATAAGCCCAGGTCATGGCGATCTTCTTGCCCTTGAGGTTTTCCAGGTTGCCGAAATGTTCCTTCAGCCAGGCGAGGTCCGCCATCGCCTGCGTAGGGTGGTCGATATCACACTGAAGGTTAATCAACGCCGGACGATGAGGCAGCACGCCCTGCGCCACCCCGTCGTCCAGCGCAGCGCCGACCTCTCGCATATAGGCGTTGCCTGCGCCGAGGTACATATCGTCGCGGATGCCGATGGCGTCGGCGCAAAACGAGATCATATTGGCGGTTTCGCGTACGGTTTCACCGTGGGCGATTTGCGACTTTCCCTCATCCAGATCCTGCTGCGCCAGTCCCAATAGGTTCAGCGCGGATGCATAAGAAAAACGGGTGCGCGTCGAATTGTCGCGGAACACGGAAATACCCAGACCACTGTTGAACACCTTGGTGGCGATATTTTCTTCGCGTAGCGTTTTCAACGCATCGGCAATGGCTAATACCTGCTGCAATTCCTGTGGAGTTTGCTCCCAGGTCAGTAAAAAATCTTTATTACTCAATTCTGATTTCAGTCCATTGATCTGCTTAATCAGCGCATTTACCGTATTCATTTTTATCTCCAAATTCTTATGAAACATTATTTCCCCCGCCAGGAGTTTGCCGGCCACTGGTAATTGGGGTTCAATTTCTGTGCCAATCCTGGCGACTTACCGCCGCCTACCGTAAAAAAAGGTAAAATTGTGCGATTAAGCCTGAAATTTTTCCAAATACGTGATGTATTGCGCGACGAACAGACAGCAACTCATGATTGAATAGGTAAGTGTCAGTTTTTCTAATTTGAAATGGTGTTAAATTTAAGTAAATGAGATGAACAAATACGACAAATTGATACGATATTCGCAGGAAATTATCATAATGATAAATTCGCATGAGAGACCGATTTATT
The nucleotide sequence above comes from Serratia rhizosphaerae. Encoded proteins:
- the dpaL gene encoding diaminopropionate ammonia-lyase, which encodes MSEYALNIDIVDNRFFTGEGSALFSCAEAKKARAFHRQLAGYQPTPLYELDALAHLLGVGKILLKDESQRFGLNAFKMLGGAYAIARLLCEQYQLDLSSCSFETLKKAIKQPMTFATTTDGNHGRGVAWAAQQLGQNAIVYMPYGSARERVEHIRALGAECIVTEMNYDDTVRLTMKNARAKGWIVVQDTAWDGYTQIPTWIMQGYATLADEAVEQIERAQLPAPTHVLLQCGVGAMAAGVLGYLVDYYGASQPHAILVEPDRADCLYRSGIKGEIVNVGGSMATIMAGLACGEPNPLGWPLLRNCTRQFISCCDAVAALGMRVLGNPLDPDPRVISGESGAVGLGVLAALQFHPQHERLRQRLKLTSDSVVLVLNTEGDTDIAHYRDVVWGGKYPVL
- the ygeW gene encoding knotted carbamoyltransferase YgeW is translated as MNTVNALIKQINGLKSELSNKDFLLTWEQTPQELQQVLAIADALKTLREENIATKVFNSGLGISVFRDNSTRTRFSYASALNLLGLAQQDLDEGKSQIAHGETVRETANMISFCADAIGIRDDMYLGAGNAYMREVGAALDDGVAQGVLPHRPALINLQCDIDHPTQAMADLAWLKEHFGNLENLKGKKIAMTWAYSPSYGKPLSVPQGIIGLMTRFGMDVTLAHPQGYDLIPQVVEVARRNAAESGGSFRQVDSMAEAFKGADIVYPKSWAPYQVMQQRTELLRQNDHDGLHTLEQHCLAQNAKHKDWHCTEEMMALTKGGDALYMHCLPADISGVSCPEGEVTESVFEKYRIATYKEASWKPYIIAAMILARKYAQPGAILQQLLEEGQKRVK
- a CDS encoding YgeY family selenium metabolism-linked hydrolase, coding for MAKQVPFERILEKAREYKGEMTAFLRDMIAIPSESCDEARVVQRIKQEMLKVGFDKVEIDPMGNILGYIGHGPHLIGMDAHIDTVGVGNLKNWTFDPYQGMEDDQLIGGRGASDQEGGMASMVYAGKIIKDLGLEDQYTLLVTGTVQEEDCDGLCWQYIIEQSNIRPEFVVSTEPTDCQIYRGHRGRMEIRVDVQGVSCHGSAPERGDNAIFKMGPILGELQQLSSRLGYDEFLGKGTLTVSEIFFTSPSRCAVADSCAVSIDRRLTWGETWEGALEEIRALPAVKAAKADVSMYSYDRPAYTGLVYPTECYFPTWKVESDHITVKTLSQAYVNLFNQPPVVDKWTFSTNGVSIMGRHGIPVIGFGPGKEPEAHAPNEKTWKEHLVTCAAMYAAIPLVYLQQLGQ